The following proteins are co-located in the Spinactinospora alkalitolerans genome:
- a CDS encoding NuoB/complex I 20 kDa subunit family protein, translated as MGLEEKLPSGVLLTTVEQVVGFVRKTSMWPATFGLACCAIEMMSVGGPRYDIARFGMERFSATPRQADLMIVAGRVSQKMAPVLRQIYDQMADPKWVIAMGVCASSGGMFNNYAIVQGVDHIVPVDIYLPGCPPRPEMLLDSVLKLHDKIQHSKLGAHRDREIEENEQRRLRTLPLIQQSEGATP; from the coding sequence ATGGGACTTGAGGAGAAGCTGCCGAGTGGCGTCCTGCTCACGACGGTCGAGCAGGTCGTCGGATTCGTGCGCAAGACGTCCATGTGGCCGGCGACGTTCGGGCTGGCCTGCTGCGCCATCGAGATGATGTCCGTCGGCGGCCCGCGCTATGACATCGCCCGCTTCGGCATGGAGCGGTTCTCGGCCACGCCGCGCCAGGCCGATCTGATGATCGTCGCGGGCAGGGTGAGCCAGAAGATGGCTCCGGTCCTGCGCCAGATCTACGACCAGATGGCCGACCCGAAATGGGTGATCGCCATGGGCGTCTGCGCCTCCAGCGGCGGCATGTTCAACAACTACGCCATCGTCCAGGGCGTCGATCACATCGTTCCTGTGGACATCTACCTCCCCGGTTGCCCGCCGCGCCCCGAGATGCTGCTGGACTCCGTGCTGAAGCTGCACGACAAGATCCAGCACTCCAAGCTCGGCGCGCATCGTGACCGCGAGATCGAGGAGAACGAGCAGCGCCGGCTGCGCACGCTCCCCCTGATCCAGCAGAGTGAAGGGGCGACCCCATGA
- the nuoE gene encoding NADH-quinone oxidoreductase subunit NuoE, which yields MSTNTFTDEVRARLEVDAKEIVARYPRQRSALLPLLHLVQAEEGFVSSSGIAFCAEQLGITTAEVTAVATFYTMYKRRPVGDYHVGVCTNTLCAVMGGDEIFAELKEHLGVGNDEATEDGRVSLEHIECNAACDFAPVVMVNWEFFDNQTPESAKRLVDDLRLGSDVRPTRGPGSLCTWKQASRVLAGFPDGRGAEGVQAGEPSLTGLKLARERGWAAPDPANLPPKAADEEGQQ from the coding sequence GTGAGCACGAACACCTTCACCGACGAGGTCCGCGCGCGACTGGAGGTCGACGCCAAGGAGATCGTCGCCCGCTACCCGCGGCAGCGCTCGGCGCTGCTGCCCCTGCTGCACCTGGTGCAGGCGGAGGAGGGCTTCGTCAGCTCCAGCGGCATCGCGTTCTGCGCCGAGCAGTTGGGCATCACCACCGCCGAGGTCACCGCGGTCGCGACGTTCTACACGATGTACAAGCGGCGGCCCGTCGGCGACTACCACGTCGGCGTCTGCACGAACACGCTGTGCGCGGTGATGGGCGGCGACGAGATCTTCGCCGAGCTCAAGGAGCACCTGGGGGTCGGCAACGACGAGGCCACCGAGGACGGCAGGGTCTCGCTGGAGCACATCGAGTGCAACGCGGCCTGCGACTTCGCGCCGGTCGTCATGGTCAACTGGGAGTTCTTCGACAACCAGACCCCCGAGTCCGCCAAGCGCCTGGTCGACGACCTGCGCCTGGGCAGCGACGTCCGGCCGACCCGCGGCCCCGGGTCGCTGTGCACCTGGAAGCAGGCCTCCCGCGTGCTGGCCGGGTTCCCCGACGGCCGCGGCGCCGAGGGCGTGCAGGCCGGTGAACCGTCGCTGACCGGCCTGAAGCTGGCCCGCGAACGGGGCTGGGCCGCGCCCGATCCCGCGAACCTGCCGCCCAAGGCGGCCGATGAGGAGGGCCAGCAGTGA
- a CDS encoding NADH-quinone oxidoreductase subunit D, translating into MGTETYVDASGGDWDEVVAAAQKGGAERLVVNMGPQHPSTHGVLRLILTLDGETVTDARVGIGYLHTGIEKNMEYRTWTQGTTFVTRMDYLMPMFNETAYCLAVERLLGITERIPERADVIRVLMMELNRMSSHFVAMATFGMELGATTIMTNGFREREMVLDIFEMVTGLRMNHAYVRPGGVAQDLPAGAVGKIKELLTEMPKRITVMRKLLDENPLYLKRTRDVAHLDLAGCMALGATGPLLRASGLAWDLRKAKPYCGYENYEFDVPVSDGCDVYARYRVRVAEMEQSLRIIEQCLDRLRPGPVMIEDAKIGWPAQLALGPDGLGNSPDHIAHIMGGSMEALIHHFKLVTEGFRVPPGQAYASVESAKGELGCLAVSDGGPRPYRVHFRDPSFTHLQAVAAMCEGGTVADVVAAVASIDPVMGGVDR; encoded by the coding sequence ATGGGTACCGAGACCTACGTCGATGCTTCGGGCGGCGACTGGGATGAGGTCGTCGCCGCCGCGCAGAAGGGCGGCGCCGAGCGCCTCGTGGTCAACATGGGTCCCCAGCACCCGTCCACGCACGGCGTGCTGCGGCTCATCCTGACCCTGGACGGCGAGACCGTCACCGACGCCCGGGTCGGCATCGGCTACCTGCACACCGGTATCGAGAAGAACATGGAGTACCGGACGTGGACGCAGGGCACCACGTTCGTGACCCGCATGGACTACCTCATGCCGATGTTCAACGAGACGGCCTACTGCCTGGCCGTCGAGAGGCTCCTGGGCATCACCGAGCGGATCCCCGAGCGGGCCGACGTCATCCGCGTGCTCATGATGGAGCTCAACCGGATGTCCTCGCACTTCGTGGCGATGGCGACGTTCGGGATGGAGCTCGGCGCGACCACGATCATGACGAACGGCTTCCGCGAGCGGGAGATGGTCCTCGACATCTTCGAGATGGTCACCGGCCTGCGGATGAACCACGCCTACGTCCGCCCCGGCGGCGTGGCCCAGGACCTCCCGGCCGGCGCGGTCGGCAAGATCAAGGAGCTGCTGACCGAGATGCCCAAGCGCATCACGGTCATGCGCAAACTCCTGGACGAGAACCCGCTGTACCTCAAGCGCACCCGCGACGTCGCCCACCTCGACCTCGCCGGGTGCATGGCGCTGGGGGCCACCGGCCCGCTGCTGCGCGCCTCGGGCCTGGCCTGGGACCTGCGCAAGGCCAAGCCCTACTGCGGCTACGAGAACTACGAGTTCGACGTCCCGGTCTCCGACGGCTGCGACGTCTACGCCCGCTACCGGGTGCGCGTCGCCGAGATGGAGCAGAGCCTGCGGATCATCGAGCAGTGCCTGGACCGGCTGCGGCCCGGACCGGTGATGATCGAGGACGCCAAGATCGGCTGGCCGGCGCAGTTGGCCCTCGGCCCCGACGGCCTGGGCAACTCGCCCGACCACATCGCGCACATCATGGGCGGCTCGATGGAGGCGCTCATCCACCACTTCAAGCTCGTCACCGAGGGCTTCCGGGTCCCGCCGGGGCAGGCCTACGCGTCGGTGGAGAGCGCGAAGGGCGAGCTGGGCTGCCTCGCGGTCAGCGACGGCGGGCCGCGCCCGTACCGGGTGCACTTCCGCGACCCCTCGTTCACCCACCTGCAGGCGGTGGCCGCGATGTGCGAGGGAGGCACGGTGGCCGACGTCGTCGCGGCGGTGGCCAGCATCGACCCCGTGATGGGAGGCGTTGACAGGTGA
- the nuoH gene encoding NADH-quinone oxidoreductase subunit NuoH — protein sequence MTPLTVGDGVSLAAEPGLEAFGSDPWWIILIKAVAIFVFLMLCVLMMIMADRKIMGRMQQRHGPNRFGPWGLLQSLADGVKLSLKEDLIPRSVDKVVYIAAPMVSAIPAFIAFAVIPIGPEVSMFGVQTRLQLTDLPVAVLLVLATASIGVYGIVLAGWSSRSPYPLLGGLRASAQVISYEIAMGLSFVAVFIYSGTLSTSGIVEAQQPVWFAIVLFPSFVIYLITMVGETNRLPFDLAEGEGELVGGFMTEYSSMKFTMFFLAEYVNMVTVAALSVTLFLGGYHAPPPITMFWAGANEAWWPALWWLLKFMAVMFMFIWLRGSLPRVRYDQLMQLGWKILIPVQLVWITAVAVLRVLRNEGYSPVVTGTVVAVFFVAILAAFLAWGRAAERRRSEEAEENAKEVQAMREDPMHGGFPVPPMNAPHYGSSVAAEEPRTTPPAATGKREEVTGA from the coding sequence CTGACGCCCCTGACCGTCGGGGACGGGGTGTCCCTGGCGGCCGAACCGGGACTGGAGGCGTTCGGCTCCGACCCGTGGTGGATCATCCTGATCAAGGCCGTCGCGATCTTCGTCTTCCTCATGCTCTGCGTGCTGATGATGATCATGGCGGATCGCAAGATCATGGGCCGGATGCAGCAGCGCCACGGCCCCAACCGGTTCGGCCCCTGGGGCCTGCTGCAGTCGCTGGCCGACGGCGTGAAGCTGTCGCTGAAGGAAGACCTCATCCCGCGCAGCGTCGACAAGGTCGTCTACATCGCGGCGCCCATGGTCTCGGCGATCCCGGCGTTCATCGCGTTCGCGGTGATCCCGATCGGACCCGAGGTGTCGATGTTCGGGGTGCAGACCCGGCTGCAGTTGACCGACCTGCCGGTCGCGGTGCTGCTGGTCCTGGCCACCGCGTCGATCGGCGTCTACGGCATCGTGCTCGCCGGGTGGTCGTCGCGCTCCCCGTACCCGCTGCTCGGCGGGCTGCGCGCGTCGGCGCAGGTGATCAGCTACGAGATCGCGATGGGCCTGTCGTTCGTGGCGGTGTTCATCTACTCCGGGACGTTGAGCACCTCGGGCATCGTCGAGGCCCAGCAGCCCGTCTGGTTCGCGATCGTGCTGTTCCCGTCGTTCGTGATCTACCTGATCACGATGGTGGGCGAGACCAACCGGCTGCCCTTCGACCTCGCCGAGGGCGAGGGCGAACTCGTCGGCGGCTTCATGACCGAGTACTCCTCGATGAAGTTCACGATGTTCTTCCTCGCCGAGTACGTCAACATGGTCACCGTCGCGGCGCTGTCGGTCACGCTCTTCCTCGGCGGCTACCACGCGCCGCCGCCCATCACCATGTTCTGGGCCGGCGCCAACGAGGCCTGGTGGCCCGCGCTGTGGTGGCTGCTCAAGTTCATGGCCGTCATGTTCATGTTCATCTGGTTGCGCGGATCGCTGCCCCGGGTCCGCTACGACCAGCTCATGCAGCTCGGCTGGAAGATCCTCATCCCCGTGCAGCTCGTCTGGATCACCGCGGTCGCGGTCCTGCGGGTGCTGCGCAACGAGGGCTACTCCCCGGTCGTCACCGGCACCGTCGTCGCGGTGTTCTTCGTGGCGATCCTGGCGGCGTTCCTCGCGTGGGGCAGGGCGGCCGAGCGCAGGCGGTCCGAGGAGGCCGAAGAGAACGCCAAGGAGGTCCAAGCGATGCGCGAGGACCCGATGCACGGCGGTTTCCCCGTGCCACCCATGAACGCTCCGCACTACGGCAGCAGCGTGGCGGCGGAGGAACCCCGTACGACCCCACCGGCCGCGACCGGCAAGCGGGAGGAGGTTACCGGTGCTTGA
- a CDS encoding NADH-quinone oxidoreductase subunit C produces the protein MSPNSHEGKPNLGEEGNPPERAGEERLSSPVVRQGMFGARTSGDTSGYGGLAVRGSAPLGSERPFTDPDDPRTAHFDEVADALGQALKEAGGDFDGAIERVVVDRGELTFHVRRESLRDVARRLRDDPALRFELCLGVTGVHYPSDTGRELHAVYEMRSITHNREIRLEVGCPDADPHVPSIVEVYPTNDWHERETYDFFGIVFDGHPGLTRIQMPDDWHGHPQRKDYPLGGIPVEYRGAKIPPPDERRSYA, from the coding sequence ATGAGCCCCAACAGCCATGAAGGTAAGCCTAACCTAGGCGAAGAGGGAAACCCGCCCGAGCGGGCGGGTGAGGAACGTCTCAGTTCCCCCGTGGTGCGCCAGGGCATGTTCGGCGCCAGGACCTCGGGCGACACCTCAGGATACGGGGGGCTCGCCGTCAGGGGTTCGGCGCCCCTGGGCTCCGAGCGCCCCTTCACCGACCCCGACGACCCGCGCACCGCGCACTTCGACGAGGTCGCCGACGCGCTGGGGCAGGCGCTCAAGGAGGCGGGCGGCGACTTCGACGGCGCGATCGAGCGGGTCGTGGTGGACCGCGGCGAGCTCACCTTCCACGTCCGCAGGGAGAGCCTGCGCGACGTGGCGCGGCGGCTGCGCGACGACCCCGCCCTGCGCTTCGAGCTGTGCCTGGGCGTCACCGGCGTGCACTACCCCAGCGACACGGGCCGGGAACTGCACGCGGTCTATGAGATGCGGTCGATCACGCACAACCGCGAGATCCGGCTGGAGGTCGGCTGCCCCGACGCCGACCCGCACGTCCCCTCGATCGTGGAGGTCTACCCCACGAACGACTGGCACGAGCGCGAGACCTACGACTTCTTCGGAATCGTCTTCGACGGCCACCCCGGACTGACCCGCATCCAGATGCCCGACGACTGGCACGGCCACCCGCAGCGCAAGGACTACCCATTGGGCGGGATTCCGGTGGAGTACCGGGGCGCCAAGATTCCGCCGCCGGACGAGCGGAGGTCGTACGCGTGA
- a CDS encoding NADH-quinone oxidoreductase subunit G: MTVTTNTTSGGTPAVPPEDLITVTIDGFEVKVPKGTLIIRAAELLGIQIPRFCDHPLLDPVGACRQCLVEVPDAGNGRAMPKPQASCTTTVMEGMVVKTQLTSPVAEKAQRGMMEFLLINHPLDCPVCDKGGECPLQNQAMSTGQGETRFAETKRTFPKPIALSTQVLLDRERCIQCARCTRFSAQIAGDPFIELLERGAEEQVGIAEGQPFQSYFSGNTVQICPVGALTGAAYRFRSRPFDLVSTPSVCEHCSAGCSLRTDHRRGKVTRRLAGDDPQVNEEWNCDKGRWAFTYATQPDRLTHPLVRDDESRALETASWPEALSVAARGLARAGRTGRVGVLTGGRLTLEDSYAYAKFARVALRTNDVDMRARAHTAEEAEFLAARVAGTGIDVTYADLERAPAVLLAGVEPEDEVPIIFLRLRKAARKNGLKVYSLAPHASRGLAKVNGTLVPAAPGREPEVLNELGEVEPGAMEALRASGAIILAGERLAEIPGALSSVARLADRTGARTAWVPRRAGERGAVEAGALPNLLPAGRPVTDATARAEVARLWSVGDLPAEEGRDSAAILAAAAAGELDALLVAGVELDDLPDPDGARAALARVPFIVSLELRASDVTDRADVVLPVAAVAEKSGTFVNWEGRGKPFGDALKVPGVLSDLRVLAAIADEMDVHLGLPDAAAARRELGELGTWSGARVPDPLSRPAPAAAPEPGQAVLATWSQLLGRGRMEDGEPYLAGTARPAVARISAATAAEIGLADGGGLRITGDRGSVRVPAVVTEMPDRVVWLPANAHDCAVRRDLGVGAGAVVALAPESAAVGAATSTGSEE, from the coding sequence ATGACCGTCACGACCAACACGACCTCGGGCGGGACCCCTGCGGTGCCGCCGGAGGACCTCATCACCGTCACCATCGACGGATTCGAGGTCAAGGTCCCCAAGGGCACCCTGATCATCCGCGCCGCCGAGCTCCTGGGCATCCAGATCCCCCGGTTCTGCGACCACCCGCTGCTCGACCCGGTCGGCGCGTGCCGGCAGTGCCTGGTGGAGGTCCCCGACGCCGGCAACGGGCGGGCGATGCCCAAGCCGCAGGCGTCCTGCACCACCACCGTCATGGAGGGCATGGTCGTCAAGACCCAACTGACCTCCCCGGTGGCCGAGAAGGCGCAGCGCGGGATGATGGAGTTCCTGCTCATCAACCACCCGCTGGACTGCCCGGTCTGCGACAAGGGCGGCGAGTGCCCGCTGCAGAACCAGGCGATGTCCACCGGGCAGGGCGAGACCCGCTTCGCCGAGACCAAGCGGACCTTCCCCAAGCCGATCGCGCTGTCGACGCAGGTGCTGCTGGACCGCGAGCGCTGCATCCAGTGCGCGCGCTGCACCCGCTTCTCCGCGCAGATCGCCGGCGACCCGTTCATCGAGCTGCTGGAGCGCGGGGCCGAGGAGCAGGTCGGCATCGCCGAAGGCCAGCCCTTCCAGTCCTACTTCTCCGGCAACACCGTGCAGATCTGCCCGGTGGGCGCGCTGACCGGCGCCGCCTACCGGTTCCGGTCCCGCCCGTTCGACCTCGTGTCCACCCCGAGCGTGTGCGAGCACTGCTCGGCCGGATGCAGCCTGCGCACCGACCACCGGCGCGGCAAGGTCACCCGGCGGCTCGCCGGCGACGACCCGCAGGTCAACGAGGAGTGGAACTGCGACAAGGGCCGCTGGGCGTTCACCTACGCCACGCAGCCCGACCGGCTCACCCACCCGCTGGTCCGCGACGACGAGAGCCGCGCGCTGGAGACCGCGTCGTGGCCCGAGGCGCTGAGCGTCGCGGCCCGGGGGCTCGCCCGCGCGGGCCGCACCGGCCGCGTCGGCGTCCTCACCGGCGGTCGGCTCACCCTGGAGGATTCCTACGCCTACGCGAAGTTCGCCAGGGTCGCGCTGCGCACCAACGACGTCGACATGCGGGCCCGCGCGCACACCGCCGAGGAGGCCGAGTTCCTGGCCGCGCGGGTCGCGGGCACCGGGATCGACGTCACCTACGCCGACCTGGAGCGGGCCCCCGCGGTCCTGCTGGCCGGCGTCGAGCCCGAGGACGAGGTCCCGATCATCTTCCTGCGGCTGCGCAAGGCGGCCCGCAAGAACGGACTGAAGGTCTACTCGCTGGCCCCGCACGCCAGCCGCGGCCTGGCCAAGGTCAACGGCACCCTCGTCCCGGCCGCGCCGGGGCGGGAGCCGGAGGTCCTCAACGAGCTGGGCGAGGTCGAGCCCGGTGCGATGGAGGCGCTGCGGGCCTCCGGGGCGATCATCCTCGCCGGTGAGCGGCTCGCCGAGATCCCCGGCGCGCTGTCGTCGGTGGCGCGGTTGGCCGACCGCACCGGCGCCCGGACGGCCTGGGTCCCGCGCAGGGCGGGGGAGCGCGGCGCCGTCGAGGCGGGCGCGTTGCCCAACCTGCTGCCGGCCGGCCGTCCCGTCACCGACGCGACGGCCCGCGCCGAGGTGGCCCGGCTCTGGTCGGTCGGCGACCTGCCGGCCGAGGAGGGCCGCGACAGCGCGGCGATCCTGGCCGCGGCCGCCGCCGGTGAGCTGGACGCGCTACTCGTCGCGGGCGTCGAGCTCGACGACCTGCCCGACCCCGACGGCGCCCGCGCCGCATTGGCGCGGGTCCCGTTCATCGTCAGCCTGGAGCTGCGGGCCAGCGACGTCACCGACCGCGCCGACGTCGTGCTCCCCGTGGCCGCGGTCGCCGAGAAGTCCGGGACGTTCGTCAACTGGGAGGGCCGCGGCAAGCCGTTCGGCGACGCGCTGAAGGTGCCCGGCGTCCTCTCCGACCTGCGCGTGCTCGCCGCGATCGCCGACGAGATGGACGTGCACCTCGGGCTGCCCGACGCCGCGGCGGCCCGCCGCGAGCTCGGCGAGCTCGGCACCTGGAGCGGAGCCCGGGTCCCCGACCCGCTCAGCCGGCCCGCGCCCGCCGCCGCGCCGGAGCCGGGGCAGGCCGTGCTGGCCACCTGGAGCCAGCTCCTGGGCCGGGGCCGGATGGAGGACGGCGAGCCCTACCTCGCCGGGACCGCGCGGCCCGCCGTCGCCCGGATCTCCGCGGCGACGGCCGCCGAGATCGGGCTCGCCGATGGCGGGGGCCTGCGGATCACCGGCGACCGCGGATCGGTGCGGGTGCCGGCCGTCGTCACCGAGATGCCGGACCGCGTGGTGTGGCTGCCCGCCAACGCCCATGACTGCGCCGTACGGCGGGACCTCGGCGTCGGGGCCGGGGCGGTCGTGGCCCTGGCGCCCGAGTCCGCCGCGGTCGGCGCCGCAACGAGTACTGGGAGCGAAGAGTGA
- the nuoF gene encoding NADH-quinone oxidoreductase subunit NuoF, whose translation MTTLTPVLSKNWDRPDSFTLSAYREDGGYRALRTALGMQPDALVEMVKSSGLRGRGGAGFPTGMKWGFLPKDNPNPRYLVVNADESEPGTCKDIPLMLANPHSLVEGVAIASYAIKSNLAFIYVRGEVLHVIRRVRHAVAEAYEAGLLGKDVLGSGFDLDVVVHAGAGAYICGEETALLDSLEGYRGQPRLKPPFPAVAGLYASPTVVNNVESIASVPSIVANGTEWFTAMGTEKSAGFGFFSLSGHVTRPGQYEAPLGVTLRELLDMAGGVRAGHELKFWTPGGSSTPIFTAEHLDTPLDFESVGAAGSMLGTRALQIFDDTTCVVRAVGRWIQFYAHESCGKCTPCREGNFWMVQVLDRLENGQGTEADLDKLLDICDNLLGRSFCALGDGATSPVTSSIKYFRQEYIDHLEQGGCPFDHAKSTVWGGAR comes from the coding sequence GTGACCACCCTGACCCCGGTCCTGTCCAAGAACTGGGACCGGCCCGACTCCTTCACCCTGAGCGCCTACCGCGAGGACGGCGGCTACCGGGCGCTGCGCACCGCGCTGGGCATGCAGCCGGACGCGCTGGTGGAGATGGTGAAGTCCTCGGGGCTGCGCGGCCGCGGCGGCGCGGGCTTCCCCACCGGCATGAAGTGGGGCTTCCTGCCCAAGGACAACCCCAACCCGCGCTACCTCGTGGTCAACGCCGACGAGTCCGAGCCCGGGACCTGCAAGGACATCCCGCTGATGCTGGCCAACCCGCACTCGTTGGTCGAGGGCGTCGCGATCGCCTCCTACGCGATCAAGAGCAACCTGGCCTTCATCTACGTGCGGGGCGAGGTGCTGCACGTCATCCGGCGGGTGCGGCACGCCGTCGCCGAGGCCTACGAGGCCGGCCTGCTCGGCAAGGACGTCCTCGGCTCGGGCTTCGACCTCGACGTCGTGGTGCACGCCGGGGCCGGCGCCTACATCTGCGGCGAGGAGACCGCGCTGCTGGACTCGCTGGAGGGCTACCGGGGCCAGCCCCGGCTCAAGCCCCCGTTTCCCGCGGTGGCCGGCCTCTACGCCTCGCCGACCGTGGTGAACAACGTCGAGTCGATCGCCAGCGTGCCGAGCATCGTGGCCAACGGAACCGAGTGGTTCACCGCCATGGGCACCGAGAAGTCCGCCGGCTTCGGTTTCTTCTCCCTGTCCGGGCACGTCACCCGGCCCGGCCAGTACGAGGCCCCGCTCGGCGTCACGCTGCGCGAACTGCTCGACATGGCCGGGGGCGTCCGGGCCGGCCACGAACTGAAGTTCTGGACGCCGGGCGGCTCCTCGACGCCGATCTTCACGGCCGAGCACCTCGACACCCCGCTGGACTTCGAGTCGGTCGGGGCCGCGGGCTCGATGCTGGGCACCCGCGCGCTGCAGATCTTCGACGACACCACCTGCGTGGTGCGCGCCGTGGGCCGCTGGATCCAGTTCTACGCCCACGAGTCCTGCGGCAAGTGCACGCCGTGCCGCGAGGGCAACTTCTGGATGGTGCAGGTCCTGGACCGGCTGGAGAACGGGCAGGGCACCGAGGCCGACCTCGACAAGCTGCTCGACATCTGCGACAACCTGCTCGGCCGCTCCTTCTGCGCCCTCGGCGACGGCGCGACCAGCCCGGTGACGTCGTCGATCAAGTACTTCCGGCAGGAGTACATCGACCACCTCGAACAGGGTGGCTGCCCGTTCGACCACGCGAAGTCCACGGTGTGGGGAGGAGCGCGATGA
- a CDS encoding NADH-quinone oxidoreductase subunit A: MELYAPIFVLGGIGAAFVVVSMVVGSIAGPKRYNRAKLQAYECGIEPTPQPVGGGRFTIKYYLTAMLFIVFDIEVIFLVPWAVHLDALGMFGLVAMVLFLVNVSIAYAYEWRRGGLEWD, encoded by the coding sequence ATGGAGCTGTACGCACCCATCTTCGTGCTCGGCGGGATCGGCGCGGCGTTCGTGGTCGTCTCGATGGTCGTCGGGTCGATCGCGGGGCCGAAGCGCTACAACCGCGCGAAGCTGCAGGCGTACGAGTGCGGGATCGAGCCGACGCCCCAGCCCGTCGGCGGCGGCCGGTTCACGATCAAGTACTACCTGACGGCGATGCTCTTCATCGTCTTCGACATCGAGGTCATCTTCCTCGTGCCGTGGGCGGTCCATCTCGACGCGCTCGGGATGTTCGGCCTGGTCGCGATGGTGCTCTTCCTCGTCAACGTCTCGATCGCCTACGCCTACGAATGGCGCCGCGGCGGTCTGGAGTGGGACTGA